One part of the Prochlorococcus marinus str. MIT 9313 genome encodes these proteins:
- the dnaN gene encoding DNA polymerase III subunit beta yields the protein MKLVCSQAELNTALQLVSRAVASRPTHPVLANVLLTADAGTDRLSLTGFDLSLGIQTALTASVESSGAITLPARLLGEIVARLSSDSPITLATDEAGEQVELKSSSGSYQMRGMSADDFPELPLVESGKAVKVNARALLTALRGTLFASSSDEAKQLLTGVHLHFDGKAMEAAATDGHRLAVLSLADALAVETTVSSEMDDEGENFSVTLPSRSLREVERLIAGWRGDDQVSLFCDKGQVVFLAADQVVTSRTLDGTYPNYRQLIPDGFARSFDVDRRAFIAALERIAVLADQHNNVVKVSGDNTSELLQISADAQDVGSGSESLSAEFTGDAVQIAFNVRYVLDGLKVMDSDRIVLRCNAPTTPAIISPKDDDIGFTYLVMPVQIRS from the coding sequence CATCCAGTGCTTGCCAACGTCCTTCTCACTGCTGATGCTGGCACTGATCGTCTGAGCCTCACGGGTTTTGACCTGAGCCTTGGTATTCAAACTGCATTGACGGCCTCGGTGGAATCGAGTGGCGCAATTACTTTGCCTGCGCGCCTATTAGGGGAAATTGTTGCAAGGCTTTCAAGTGATTCACCTATCACTTTGGCCACTGATGAGGCTGGTGAACAGGTTGAACTCAAAAGTTCAAGCGGGAGTTATCAGATGCGTGGGATGTCTGCTGATGATTTTCCTGAATTACCTCTTGTTGAAAGTGGTAAGGCTGTCAAGGTTAATGCGAGGGCTCTTTTGACAGCTCTTCGAGGAACTCTTTTTGCTAGCAGTTCAGATGAAGCCAAACAGTTACTAACAGGAGTTCATCTGCATTTTGATGGTAAAGCCATGGAAGCAGCGGCAACTGATGGTCACCGCCTTGCCGTTTTAAGCTTGGCAGATGCCTTAGCTGTTGAGACTACGGTCTCATCTGAGATGGATGATGAAGGTGAGAATTTTTCCGTAACGCTTCCTTCTCGCTCTCTGCGGGAAGTAGAGCGTTTGATCGCTGGATGGCGTGGTGATGATCAAGTGAGTTTGTTTTGTGATAAAGGTCAGGTGGTGTTTTTAGCTGCTGATCAAGTCGTAACTAGTCGAACATTAGACGGTACCTATCCTAACTATCGTCAGTTAATTCCTGATGGTTTTGCTCGGAGTTTCGATGTTGATCGGCGTGCTTTTATTGCAGCTTTAGAACGAATAGCTGTATTAGCTGATCAACATAATAATGTTGTAAAGGTTAGTGGTGACAATACTTCTGAGCTTCTACAAATTAGTGCTGATGCTCAGGATGTAGGCAGTGGTTCTGAATCGCTATCGGCTGAATTTACTGGGGATGCTGTTCAGATTGCTTTTAATGTTCGTTATGTACTAGATGGTTTGAAGGTGATGGATAGTGACCGTATTGTACTGCGCTGTAATGCTCCAACTACACCTGCAATTATTTCGCCAAAGGACGATGATATTGGTTTTACATATTTGGTGATGCCAGTACAAATTCGTTCTTGA